The Acidimicrobiia bacterium nucleotide sequence CTGGAGCCAACCGGCCCCGGAGGCGGATACGAGTTCGTGGATGAGGTCAAAGGTGGCCGTGTGCCGCGGGAGTACATCCCGTCGGTCGACACGGGCATCGAGGGAGCGATGGATCAGGGAGTCCTGGCCGGCTACCCGCTCGTCGACGTGCGCGCCCATCTGGTTGATGGATCGTCACATGATGTCGACTCGAGTGAAATGGCATTCCGCATTGCGGGATCCATGGCACTTCAGGAAGCCGCAAAACGGGCGGGCGTCAAACTGCTCGAACCTGTCATGGCGGTCGAGGTTGTCACCCCCGAGGACTACATGGGTGATGTGATCGGAGATCTCTCCTCACGCCGGGGAAAGATCGACAATATGGGTCAGCGGGGCAACGCCCGCGTCGTCGAGGCCGAAGTGCCGCTGGCCGAGATGTTCGGATACGCCACCGACCTGCGGTCGAGGACCCAGGGTCGCGCAACGTACACGATGCAATTCCATTCCTATCAAGACGTGCCGGAATCGGTCGCCCAAGAAATCGTGGCGAAGGTTCGCGGGGAAGCCTAAGGAGGGCTGAGCAATGGGTAAGGCGAAGTTTGAGCGGACGAAGCCGCATGTGAATGTGGGGACGATGGGTCATATTGACCATGGGAAGACGACGTTGACTGCTGCGATTACGAAGGTGTTGGCGGAGTCTGGTGTTGGTGGTTCGACGGCGTTT carries:
- a CDS encoding GTP-binding protein, with product MGKAKFERTKPHVNVGTMGHIDHGKTTLTAAITKVLAESGVGGSTAF